A region of the Paracholeplasma morum genome:
ATATCTATTCAAACATGCCGGGTTTAGACTGAAGTATCTTCAACACTACCTTAACTTTTTCACATACAGGCACAATCAACTAATCTTAGCAGACTCGAAAAACAAGAAAGAACAGTTAAAAGCAAAGAATGATTTGATTACTGATCTGTATAAGCGGATACAAAAATCAACAAAGCAAGTTAACTATCAAACGTTTTTAAATGATAAAGGCATTACTGACATTTTGGAGAAGCATCGGTGATTTCACCAACACTCTTCACCACTCGTCAGTTTTTTTTTACATTATCGATTAAGTATCATTTTATAGTGATCAATACCATCAACCAAGTATAAATCACTAATCACTCTAAATCCAAAAGATTCATAATAGGCTCTTAGATATGCCTGGCCTTCAATAACGATACTAGACTCAGTATTAAGAAGATGCTCAATACCTTTATTGATTAGGGATCTTGCATAACCAGAATGTCTAACATCTTTATTGGTCACGACTCTGCCGAGTGAAGCAGAATCCTCAAATTTGATGCCTTTTGGTAATGTTCTAATATAGGCAACCACTTTATTGTTCTCTTTAATAAAGAAATGTGTGGAAGCTTGATCTTTTCCATCTAGGTCTTGATAAATGGCATTTTGCTCTACAACAAATACAAGAGATCTCAGTTCTAATATTTCATACAGTTCCTGATTGGTTAGTTCATCAAACGTTTTTTGACAGATTACAGCATTCATATATTACACCTCAAGAAAGATTATACACGAAAAACGTGTTTTTTACAGGATTAAGCTATTTATGAGGTATAATAGTTTTGGTGATTTACATGGAAGGTATCTATCTTATAGATAAACCAGAAGGCATAACGTCTTTTGATGTTGTTAGAAAATTAAGAAAAACACTAAAAAATAAGGAAATAGGTCATGCCGGAACCCTTGATCCAATGGCAACTGGCTTACTTGTGGTTCTAGTTGGAAA
Encoded here:
- a CDS encoding GNAT family N-acetyltransferase; amino-acid sequence: MNAVICQKTFDELTNQELYEILELRSLVFVVEQNAIYQDLDGKDQASTHFFIKENNKVVAYIRTLPKGIKFEDSASLGRVVTNKDVRHSGYARSLINKGIEHLLNTESSIVIEGQAYLRAYYESFGFRVISDLYLVDGIDHYKMILNR